Genomic DNA from Deltaproteobacteria bacterium:
TCAGTTCTGCCGGGAAGCGGGTCTTGGCCAGGATGATCCAGACGGCGGCCATGGCCGGTGTGCCCGGGCTCAGATGGAAGGTCAGAGACGCGTCCTTTCCGTGCCGGGAGAGGATGTCCGTTACCACCCTTGAGGCCGCTTCGTATATTTCTCCGAATCGGGTGGGACCGGTTAGTTTCTCTGGGCGAAGGACAATCTTTGTCTCTGTGAGCGAACCGAGCCATTGGACATAGTGGTCAGTCTCCTCGGGAGTTAGATCGCTGATAAGGCAGATCTCATCGAATGCCCTTGCCGTGGCCGCCTGACCGATAGGGCCTAAACCATCCTTTTCAGATCCTTTGGATGCCCGGATATCCGTGAATCCGATCCAGCTTGTCAGAATCTCTTCCATGGCCTCCTTGATACAAAATTCTTTGTAATATTGCAAGGATTCTTATAATGGAGCATCGATGGTTGGACGGCCTTATTATTATGCCCAGGTATTCAGCAGGACATGTTTAAGAGCAGGCCTATGTAAAAGTTACAGAAAAAGCGGGGTGCTGATGTAGCGTTCTCCGGTGCTGGGAAGGATGGTCACGATGGTTTTTTGGGCGTTCTCTGGCCTTGCGGCGACCTGAAGGGCGGCCCAGACCGCCGCACCTGAGGATATTCCGCACAGGATGCCTTCTTTTCGGGCCATTGCTCTCGCCACCTCAAAGGCATCTTCGTTGGTCACCGTAATAATTTCATCGATGATCCGGGTATTCAGCACGTCCGGCACGAAGCCTGCCCCGATTCCCTGTATCTTGTGGGCCCCGGGCTGACCGCCCGAGAGAACCGGCGAGTCGTGCGGTTCCACTGCAACCGCCTTGAAGGAGGGTTTCCGGTCCTTTATCACCTCTGATACGCCTGTGATGGTCCCCCCGGTACCGACCCCGGCCACCAGGATGTCCACCGCCCCCCGGGTGTCCTCCCAGATCTCCTCGGCCGTTGTTTTTCGATGGATCTCCGGATTCGCAGGATTTGAGAACTGGTCGGGCATATACGCGCCAGAAGTGTCTTCGAGCATCTCACGGGCCTTCTGGATGGCACCCTTCATCCCTTCTGCGCCGGGCGTCAGGACCAGTTCGGCGCCCAGGTGCTTCAAGAGTTTCTGCCGCTCCCGGCTCATGGTATCCGGCATGGTCAAGACGAGCCGGTAGCCCCTGACCGCGCATACAAACGCCAGGGCGATCCCCGTATTGCCGCTCGTCGGCTCGACAATCAGCGTGTCCGGCCGGATCCGTCCGTCTCGTTCCCCGGCCTCGATCATGGCCAGACCGATACGGTCTTTTACGCTTCCCAAGGGATTCTTGAACTCCAGTTTGGCCAGGAGGGTCGCCGCGGTTCCTTCGGATATTTTGTTGAGTTTCACCAGGGGAACGGAACCGATGGTACGGGTAATATCCGGGAAAATTCCACTCATGATTTCAGCCCTCCTATTTAGCGTATTATATCTCCCTCCGAACGCTTATCCTTGATGATCAATTCCGGGCGTTTCAAAAAGACCCGGGTATCCGGGGGTATGGATTCGGTCAGCCACACATTGCCGCCGATGACCGAACGGGCCCCGATAACGGTTTCGCCGCCGAGGATGGATGCCCCCGCATAGATGACCACGTCGTCTTCAATGGTGGGATGCCGTTTCCGGTCGCGAAGCTGGTGAATGGTCCCCTTGGGAAGCGAGAGGGCCCCCAGGGTGACGCCCTGGTAGATCCTCACGCGGTCGCCGATGACGGTGGTCTCGCCGATGACCACGCCGGTCCCGTGATCGATGAAGAAGCTCTCGCCGATATGGGCCCCCGGATGGATGTCTATGCCGGTCCGGCTCTTGGCATATTCAGTCATGATCCGCGGGATCAGGGGAACCCCCTGGTGAAAGAGCTGATGGGCAATCCGGTAGGTGGCGACGGCTGAAAGCCCGGGGTAGCTGAAGATGATCTCATCCTCGCTTTTGGCAGCAGGATCCCCTTCCCGGGCGGCGACCACATCCTTGGCAAGGGCCTTGCGGAGGAGAGGCATCTCTCTTAACAGACCGATGGCGGCCTCATACCCTGCTTCCAGGCATTTGGAACAGGGCTTATCATAACGAAGACAGTCGTGGCGGATGGAGAGGGTCACCTGTTCGGCCAGGCTCTCAAAGAGCCCTGTGACCTCCTGTCCCAGATAATACCCGAGATTGACCCTGTCGAGCCGTGTTCGGATGAAATAGCCGGGGAACAGGATCCTTTTGGCGGTGTCGATGAGGGCAATGATCGCCTCTCTGGACGGAATGGGCTCGGGGCTCACATGTTCGAAACAGTGGTGTCCGTCACAGGAATGCTCGAGGCGGTCCACAATATCGGGGATGTCTTTTCGGTATTGCTCGACACTGGATGCTTCTATCCGGCATTGATCTTCTTTGGACGTCTGATCCATGATATTTACTCCGGGCGTGAGGTGAATGAGCTGAAAGCTGAAAGCTTAAAGCATTTCAACATCGACATCAAGAGGCCAGAAAAGCCAACATGCCACCATTCCAGTCATCCCCCCATCCAGCATCGAGTATCCAGTATCCAGCATCCAGTACCCATCTCACGTCCCTGAAGCACAGGCTTGGGCCTGGGGTTTCCAGAAGGGGGAGAATCCCCTCAGCTTTTCGATAATCGGAGGGAGTCTATCGATCACGATGTCGACCTCTTCCTCGGTATTGTAGACGCTCAGGCTGAGCCGTACGGAGCCGTGGGCCATGGTAAACGGCACCCCCATGGCGCGGAGCACATGAGAGGGCTGGAGGGAGCCGGATGTGCAGGCCGACCCGGAAGAGGCGCAGATGCCGAACTCATCCATGAGCAGGAGAATGGCCTCTCCTTCGACAAACTCAAAACTGATATTGGTGGTATTGGGGAGCCTTTCTGCACCGCCCCCGTTCACCCGGCTGTTGGGAACCCGGTCCAGCAATCCTTTTTCCAGCCGGTCTCTGAGCTTTCTGACCCGTGTGTTCTCCTCTTCCAACCGTTGGGCCGCCAGTTCGCAGGCCCTTCCCAGGCCGATGATGCCAGCGGTATTTTCGGTTCCTCCGCGACGTCCCCGTTCCTGGTGGCCCCCGATCAGAAACGGTGAAAACTTGGTGCCCTTCCGCACGTACAGGACGCCCACCCCCTTGGCGGCATGGAGCTTGTGCCCTGAGATGGAGAGCATGTCAACGGCGCTCTGCCGAAGATCAATCGGAATTTTGCCCGCGGCCTGAACCGCATCGGTATGGAAAAGGATTCCCCGGTCTTTGGCCAGCCGGGCGGCTTCTTCCACAGGGAAAATCGCCCCGGTTTCATTATTGGCCCACATCATGCTGACAATGGCCGTATCCGGGGTCAGGCTCTTCTTGTATCGATCCATATCCAGCCGGCCCTCCCTGTCCACCGGCACCTCGGTCACGCGATAGCCCCTCTTGATCAGCTCGTTGCAAAGGACTTTTATGGCGGGATGTTCCACCCGGGTGGTGACGACATGCATCCGGTCTTTCCCTGTATTGAGCGCGGACATGATGGCGGTATTATCGCTTTCAGATCCGCAGCTCGTAAAGATAATCTCTTCAGGAGAGGCCCCTAAAAAGGCCGCCACCTGTTCTCTGGCTTTCCGGATATCCCGGGCGACCTGACCGCCAAAGGAATAGGCGCTGCTGGGGTTCCCGTACAGATCCGTGAGAAAAGGAAGCATGGTTTCCAGCACCTCCGGCGCTACCCGGGTGGTGGCGTTGTTGTCCATATAGATGATCTTCATTTGGGCACCTCCTCGACGGTCAATTCGGGCCACACATGTTCCCGAAGTTTGGCCTCCACAAAATGGGTCAGGGTCAGTTCCGAGGCCTTGCAGACCGCACAGGCGCCCAGGGAAGAGACCAGCACCCGGTTGCCGATCACATCCACCAGTTCAATGTCTCCGCCGTCCTGCTGCAGCGAGGGCCTGATTTCCCGTTCAAGGGTCTCTTCGATCATCTTGATTTTCTGAATATTGCTCAGCTTGGGCTTCTTGATCGGCGCTTCCTCCTCGCGAACCCTGGCAATCAGTTCCCGGATGGCGTCGTGGCAGGACTCGCAGCCGCCGCCGGCCTTGGTGTAATTGGTGACTTCTTCCACCGATGTGAGATTGTTTTCCCGAATCGCCTTTTCAATCTCCTTATCCGTGACCCCGAAGCACTCACAGACAACCTCCCCTTCCTGTTCTTTGGGCGCCTCTCCTCTGTAGTTGGAAAGGGCCGATTCAAGGGCCTGCCGGCCCAGGACGGAGCAGTGCATCTTTTCTTTGGGAAGGCCCCCGAGAAAATCGGCAATGTCCTGATTGGTTATCTTTTCAGCCTCTTGCACACTTTTTCCCTTGAGCATTTCCGTGAGCGCAGAGGCCGAGGCAATGGCACTGGCGCACCCGAACGTCTGGAATTTCGCATCTTCAATCTTGCCGTCGTCGTCCACCTTCAACGTAAGCTTAAGGGCATCTCCGCAGGCCATCGAGCCCACCTCGCCCACAGCGTTTGCTTCTTCCACTTCCCCGGCGTTCCGGGGATTCAGGAAGTGCTCTTTTACTTTATCCGTGTATTCCCACATAAGCGCCCTCCCTACACCAAGCAGGTTAAAAATGAGACCCCACCCCTATGGTCGGGCAGGACCTTGAGATTGTTATTATCTATATAAACATTCTTTAGCACAAAATGCATTTTATCTCAACAACCGATGTCTGAAGGATTCGGATCCCCAGGACGGCAGTGAAGGACCCTTCATCCTTTTCACCCCCATTGTCGAGGCTACGGGGCTGCATGACCGCATGATGATGTGTGATGCCGTTCAAATAACGCCGTAATCCTTTGAAAAACCTTGACCGGGAAATCCGAATGGAGTTAATAGGATAAAGAAGATGTTGAATCACTCAATTCAATAGGGAGGTGGCAAGATGGGTAATTTCCGATGTATCCTCCTCATGGCGGCATCGGCAGTATTGCTCTGGAGCGTTCAGGCCCTGTCTGCGGAATATTACGTGATCGAGACCAGATCCGGCATCGTCCGTATCACCGATCACCAGCCGCAGGGTGAGGCCGTTGTATTGAAAGGGCCTTTTGAAAACCGGGAGGCGGCTGAAGCGGCCCTTTCCGAGGAGGAAAAGAAAAATCCCGGCACATCGGGGAAGGGTGAAGGTCAGGGAAAAGGGAGAGGCCGGGGCCAGGGCCAGGGAAAGAACAGGTAATAAAGGGGATGTTATGAAGGATGAGAGGAGTCCGGAATGCGCCAAGTGTCCTGTTAAGGATCGAATCTGCCGGGTGGAGGATGGAAAGGGACCCGAGTCCTGTCCCACCATTCATTATCGTGAGGTTATCGAAGATGTCGTAAAGGAATACGATAAGCCCGGAATACATGAATTCGCCAGGATGGCGTCGATCCAGGAGTCGGAATGTTACAGCAATCGTGATATTCAACCCTATGTAATGCATCCTGTGAAGCCGCGGGTCCAGGAGATCTGTGAATTCGCCCGGAAAATGGGATACCATAAGCTGGGCATCGCCTTTTGTACGGGGCTTCACCCCGAGGCAAAGGCCCTGAACCGGATACTGGAGGCACAAGGGTTTGAGGTGGTGTCCGTTGTGTGTAAGGCAGGCGCCATCCCCAAGGAAACCATAGGGATCAAGGATTCGGAAAAGGTACGGATCGGAGGGTTTGAATCCATGTGCAGTCCCATTACCCAGGCCACCATCCTCAACAGGGAGAAGACCGATTTCAACATCCTGGTGGGTCTGTGCGTGGGTCATGA
This window encodes:
- the nifS gene encoding cysteine desulfurase NifS; translation: MKIIYMDNNATTRVAPEVLETMLPFLTDLYGNPSSAYSFGGQVARDIRKAREQVAAFLGASPEEIIFTSCGSESDNTAIMSALNTGKDRMHVVTTRVEHPAIKVLCNELIKRGYRVTEVPVDREGRLDMDRYKKSLTPDTAIVSMMWANNETGAIFPVEEAARLAKDRGILFHTDAVQAAGKIPIDLRQSAVDMLSISGHKLHAAKGVGVLYVRKGTKFSPFLIGGHQERGRRGGTENTAGIIGLGRACELAAQRLEEENTRVRKLRDRLEKGLLDRVPNSRVNGGGAERLPNTTNISFEFVEGEAILLLMDEFGICASSGSACTSGSLQPSHVLRAMGVPFTMAHGSVRLSLSVYNTEEEVDIVIDRLPPIIEKLRGFSPFWKPQAQACASGT
- a CDS encoding DUF1847 domain-containing protein, translated to MKDERSPECAKCPVKDRICRVEDGKGPESCPTIHYREVIEDVVKEYDKPGIHEFARMASIQESECYSNRDIQPYVMHPVKPRVQEICEFARKMGYHKLGIAFCTGLHPEAKALNRILEAQGFEVVSVVCKAGAIPKETIGIKDSEKVRIGGFESMCSPITQATILNREKTDFNILVGLCVGHDSLFFKYSEAFCTVLVAKDRVLGHNPAGALYTSGTYYARMLRKGF
- the cysK gene encoding cysteine synthase A — encoded protein: MSGIFPDITRTIGSVPLVKLNKISEGTAATLLAKLEFKNPLGSVKDRIGLAMIEAGERDGRIRPDTLIVEPTSGNTGIALAFVCAVRGYRLVLTMPDTMSRERQKLLKHLGAELVLTPGAEGMKGAIQKAREMLEDTSGAYMPDQFSNPANPEIHRKTTAEEIWEDTRGAVDILVAGVGTGGTITGVSEVIKDRKPSFKAVAVEPHDSPVLSGGQPGAHKIQGIGAGFVPDVLNTRIIDEIITVTNEDAFEVARAMARKEGILCGISSGAAVWAALQVAARPENAQKTIVTILPSTGERYISTPLFL
- a CDS encoding serine acetyltransferase, encoding MDQTSKEDQCRIEASSVEQYRKDIPDIVDRLEHSCDGHHCFEHVSPEPIPSREAIIALIDTAKRILFPGYFIRTRLDRVNLGYYLGQEVTGLFESLAEQVTLSIRHDCLRYDKPCSKCLEAGYEAAIGLLREMPLLRKALAKDVVAAREGDPAAKSEDEIIFSYPGLSAVATYRIAHQLFHQGVPLIPRIMTEYAKSRTGIDIHPGAHIGESFFIDHGTGVVIGETTVIGDRVRIYQGVTLGALSLPKGTIHQLRDRKRHPTIEDDVVIYAGASILGGETVIGARSVIGGNVWLTESIPPDTRVFLKRPELIIKDKRSEGDIIR
- the nifU gene encoding Fe-S cluster assembly protein NifU; protein product: MWEYTDKVKEHFLNPRNAGEVEEANAVGEVGSMACGDALKLTLKVDDDGKIEDAKFQTFGCASAIASASALTEMLKGKSVQEAEKITNQDIADFLGGLPKEKMHCSVLGRQALESALSNYRGEAPKEQEGEVVCECFGVTDKEIEKAIRENNLTSVEEVTNYTKAGGGCESCHDAIRELIARVREEEAPIKKPKLSNIQKIKMIEETLEREIRPSLQQDGGDIELVDVIGNRVLVSSLGACAVCKASELTLTHFVEAKLREHVWPELTVEEVPK